From one Plasmodium malariae genome assembly, chromosome: 12 genomic stretch:
- the PmUG01_12010900 gene encoding Plasmodium exported protein, unknown function, with protein sequence MMTLTNKLTFFFLIFSFSLLIWMFQNVYETKISRKSWNKKKYINNTLGVKVSRLLCIQKKYYQAGTKKRLNSKNSCFNDIKNCDPSDYVAMILNSYDPSVSNEKLVKVYEELKENSMKNEGYIPRAKEIAKFITTLLYYLGIKYKKKLNKKSSHPKQEKYERLFQIISSPKTKNLLRLTIPSLAETKYIFSYSPHLNPSLDEVIFFELLSQANSVYASHNKN encoded by the exons ATGATGACActtacaaataaattaacttttttttttttaattttttcattttccctATTAATATGGATGTTCCAGAATGTCTATGAg ACAAAAATCTCTAGAAAATCAtggaataagaaaaaatatataaataatacctTAGGTGTAAAGGTAAGCAgattattatgtatacaaaaaaagtattatcaAGCTGGTACAAAGAAACGTcttaattcaaaaaatagtTGCTTTAACgatattaaaaattgtgATCCTTCCGATTATGTGGCTATGATTTTAAATTCTTATGATCCATCAGTATCCAATGAAAAACTTGTTAAAGTatatgaagaattaaaagaaaattccATGAAAAATGAAGGATATATACCAAGAGCAAAAGAAATAGCAAAATTTATAACAactcttttatattatttaggaataaaatataaaaagaaactaaataaaaagtcGTCACATCCTAAACAAGAAAAATACGAACGACTTTTTCAGATTATATCTAGCCCCAAAACTAAAAACTTGCTTAGGCTTACTATTCCAAGTTTAGcagaaacaaaatatatattttcatatagcCCACACCTAAATCCTTCCTTAGAtgaagtaattttttttgaattattatcACAAGCAAACTCTGTTTATGCttcacataataaaaattga